A stretch of DNA from Fundulus heteroclitus isolate FHET01 chromosome 22, MU-UCD_Fhet_4.1, whole genome shotgun sequence:
CTACGCAATTATTGGTGAAAAACGAGAGTAAAAAACCGGTGGTTCTAAAAGTGGTGCTGAAATATTGTGAAGAATGAACTGAGTGGCTGTTGATTCTTCTGCCTGTTTTAGTGTTTAATATTTCAAAGCAGATGACAAGAGGCAGGCGGATACCAGGGACTGCTACGTGTTACTGTCtggacagaagaagaagaagaagtgaagtTAGAGTCTGAATGGTAGAAGAGAACGAGTCCTACACTAGAGAGACATCAGTGTACATATACAGCATTGACGAGCCTGAGTTCATTACCctgaccagcagggggagctTCTTTAACGGagatggaaaaaacaacaacaacattcttctttccaaaaatattcaaacgtaaaaaaaaacagaaacaaaacttaaTACCGATGGATTTCTTCCGCCCAGAAATGTGAGCTGTGAGCAGAAGTAAGCGGACACATGATCCTCTACTTTCTATCATGGTTCCTTCTGTCTGCATTACCTAAAgggattttctcttctttccacACAGCTAGAATAAGCATCACATAAAGGCAAACACAGCGCTGCTAAAAGGCGAGAGGAGAAGTCAAGCAGCTGAAGGCTGGGAACCACATGCTAACTGCATCTGGACCTTTTTGAAATGAATCATTGACAAAAACCAGCCAGCGTTGTAGCGTTGGCTTTGTTGAGGGATGGAGAGGTGAGCGGCTTGGAGGAAACTCTTTGTCCCACCTGTGCTTTGAAGAATTTGGCTATGAGGCTCCAACGACGCAGTAAAGCAGCATTTTCACAGCAGCTTACAATCAGGCGGGACGTTTTAGCACTGAATCAGAGCAGGTCCTCGTTCCTTATACATGCCACCTTACATCTCACTCTACCCAGAGCCTCTCTTGTAACTCTACAGCCACAGGAACAAATGAAAGCAGAACCTCTCTGCAGCACAGACCACATCAGACACCTGTGAAGTTCTCTGACGCTACCCTTACAAGAAACCCGTTTAAAAGGCAAGCTGAGGAAACGCACGTCTGGAGGCCAAACTGGTTCAGGCCGGGTTGGAGTGTCACGTGGGAATACTTGAGGGAGTTTGATGGGAATAGCAGCACAGTTTTAGCCTCCAGCTAAAATCTCCACAAAGTCTTCACCGGGAAGCCTGAAGAAGCGGGAAGTGACGCGTCTTCACCAACATCGTAGAACATTAATACTTGGAGACCCCAGAAGTCCCAGGGGGGACGCTTCAGGCGTTTCCTCAAATACAGCATAGCGAGCCTCCTTGGTGGAGCTGACACAGTATCTAAGCATTACAAAGCCTATATAAATAGTTGTGATATAAATACCTGtactccattaaagacattcaCTTTGGTGGAGCTCGGCCAACGAGCGGGACAGCAGAATTAGCCTGAGCAAGTCCAGACAACATGTTAGAACAGCAGACTGAGCGACATCCTGTTCAGGCCGACTCGCTGTAGTCTGAACCTAAAGCTGCCTGCTGTTTAGTCATAACCCTGTTCCAAGAGAAAATGCGTCACTTTGGCTGTGGAATGGCCCACACCCACCAGACCCGTGACTAGCAGCTCAACCCAGGTTTGTTGAGCCAGGACCAGATCTGGATCATCTCCTGCGGCGTCCTCGGGTGAACCAGCATCAAGCTCTTATAGGCGCAGGGGTGAGCGCGGTATTTCTCCTCGATGTTAAAGGTCCGGAAGCCCTTGTGCTTGTCTGGGGCCAGCCCCAGCTTCCGGAGGCACATCCCGGTGTAGACGTCGTCTATGGGATAAAGAGCCACGTGTGGCGAGACGTGGTGCAGGCGGGCGGCGATGTCTCCAGAGTAAAGGTAGCCCCCGCCCCCGGCGTACGGAGGGTACGTACCAGTGTACATGCTCTCTGGGATGAAATACTTCACCTTCTTGTCTCTGTGCGGCCCTGCGTTGGTGATCACGTCGCCCACGAACAGGTCCCTGGCTTTGGGGCCCGACAGGCCCTTGAGGAAGTCCAGGATGCGGTACGTGTTGACAAAGACGTCGTCGTCCCCCTTGAAGATGTAGCGGGCGCCAGAACAGCGGGTCTGGATCCATTCCAAGAAGAGCAGCTCCTTCACAGTCAGGTTGAAGAAGGAGTCCCTAAAGTCCCACAGGATGACGTCTTTGTGCCGCTCGCTCTCGTACTCCACCATCTCAGACAGGTTGGGATGGTGGTCCACGGAGTTCGCGTTTCCAAGGAGGAAGACGGTGACCACCGTCATGTTGGCTACGACGCCGGCCGCTCCCCAGGACTCACGGATGGCCTGGCGCCGGTCGAAATGCGGCGCCAGGGATTTGACGGCGAGGAGCAGGAACGGGGGCTTCTTGCAGATGTGCGGCTGGTCTATGAGAACGGGATAGGAGCGGCAGCGCATGTAGAGCAGGAAGTCCTTGAAGCGAAGCGGTAAAGCGTTGTAGTCTTTAACCTGCGTAGCCACCCTATGGTTGGGCTGGCAGGGGTCAGAGGGTAAACTGGTCTCATTTAACCAGTCGGGCAACTCCGAGCCGCTGAAGTTGGCCGTGAAGATGGGATTGTTGTGAAAGTCCAGGATCTGTTGCTGCAGGTTCCAGTAGGAGGAACTGGGGGTCAGCTTGGTCCAAAAAGGTCCATCGCAGGTGTAGATTTTCTGCCGTCCATTTTTGTCTGTGCTGCTGTTAaggcagaggaggaagaagatgaagaggTTGACCATCATCAGCGTCACCATTAGCTTCAGGTTCCAGCGCAGCAGCGCCATGACGGGCCTCCGCCGGACACCGCCTGCAGAGACAGGAACATAATAATCAATCAACAGGTTTGAACTGGAAACGTGGAAGAATTATTCTGTACGCTCAGTATTAAAAAGATGCAGAATCTGGACCGGTACCATTAGGTTTTTGTTCCACTTTGCATGAAAGCTTAAACATTtgacctaaaaaaaacccaaaaacaataaaatagaaaagctAGATGTAGAAATGATCTGAAAATCCTGAAGACAAACTACAGAGAATTCTAATAATTGCCTTTACATAACCTCATCATTGCCATTCACATTTTGCTGTACATTTAGTGATTGGCTGTTATTTTCATGCGGCTACATGGGAACAGACACACGGCCCGCAGTGGCAGCTGGAGATCAGTCGTGGGTttttagacacaaaaacagACACGCCGCTGTTCCCTCCCGCTCACAGCGTGACTAAGGCTACATTCACTCTGCAgctcttgatgctcaattctgttcatattattattaattgcaACAGTCATCgtacttctgtctgaacggtaAAAGACCACAAAGTGAGCTGCATGCACAGATAAGAGAaagacgtcacagagcagcgtGCTGTTTGCACAAGTTATGGTGAccaattgtttctagaagtcaagaaagttttatttaaaaaaaaattagaaaaaaaataccccGGTAATGGCCAGCATTTCTCCTTGTTATTATCAGAAAGCTggtgagcaatgggagccgacaatgTTAGCACCACATAGTGAGACGAAGGCAAGAGGAAAGCTGCTAACAgcgttttctgctgctgctgtgaggacgtgtagtgagagacaggagagggaCGTCAAAGACCGAGAAAATGGGACCTTTCACACTGTGGGCACCTGGAAAAATATCGTATCTGAATTAGTACcgcatatggaagtggcacagatTGGATTGCTTTGGGGTGAAAAGATCTAAAAtcgggccgttcacactgccatgaaaaataTCAGATGTGGGTTtctttccctgcagtgtgaacgtagggATTGAGTGCCAACATCAATGTTACAACTTTACCAGCCGCTCTCTGCCAGGGAAGGAGGGGCAATGTATGTGCTTCACGTGAGCTAAAGGCTTGGCTGCTGAATGCGCTAAAGGATCAGCAAACACATGCACAAATCGGCCGATACcaatacaagaaaaaacaaaaaaacaaatatcagccaaaaatatctgttttccaTAAGACAGATATTGCTGTGGAAATACAAACTAGCCatgaacctgcagcagaaagaCAGTGAGCCCTTCTGACAAGCAACGCTGTTACTGCAACATTCCCCATTGCTGCAGGTATTCCTAATATATGGTGACGCCCTCGTCTTGAGTTAAAATCTTTCTTGAGCGATGCAGAAAGTTTGCATTTTCACCGTCTTTCATGGATTCTCTCTCGGTACTCTAGCTTCCTTCCACAGACCAAGAACAAGCGTGTTACGTTTTTTGGGGGCTGTTCTTAAATTGTGGTCttgctgtgtttgtttgttggcCCTGATGGACTAACGATGCATCGAGGGTGTACCATGCCTCATCCTTCCTAACGCAGGAGCAAGGCATCAGCCCAGTCAAAAAGGTCCAGAGCAGCTGCTGGGCAGAAATATCCAGTTTCTTCTTTAGTGAATATTACTTTAGCAGTTCTGGTGGCCCAGCGGTCTATTATAAAGAGGCCGACTTTAAAGCACTTATCCTCCTTATGGCTTGTATCAGGTTTTCTTCCTAAAAAGACAGCTTGTGTTGGgcgtacaaaaataaaatctgttcatTTCCCATGCTTCACTGCGCCTCCAACAGCTTAGGGATCCATCCTCATTTCCAGGCTGCTCTGCTTTTCATCTTTCTGACCTCATCATCTCTCAAGGGGTTGCCAACATGTACATGTTGCTAAACATAGCGAAGCACAAGGAAGCGGGGCGTAGAGCACCATCTCTCAGAAAGCTCCtcccttatttaaagaaatcttTCGTAAGGAAATGAGAGAATATTACTGAGTGAACCAAACTGCATCCATGACTCTTACGTGTCGGTGGACCAATAAGGAGTGAGCTGAACAGGCTCGCCTTGTCCCACATCATATCCATGGATATGTTCAATTGTTAACTGAGTAATGCAGGAAAAAAGTCATCAGATTTgtttggaataataaaaaaaaataataaaaaaaaaatactacagctttaataacatttttgcataAGTCAACTCCTAGAGTGCATCAGAACTGATCCAATGGCTTTTTTTGCAGTAAACATTGAAGCTCCTCTGTTCGGTAATCAGACAAGCAGTTAAAACTTAATAGTACATAGAAACTGGCGTTACCCTCTTTCTCAAATAGACTTTAGAGGGGCGGTGTAAACCAAGAGGTAACCCTGTTTTTCTAAACAACAAGTCAATTACCACAATGTCTTTATTTAGCTCTTAGGGCTTCATTATCCTGTCTGATCATCTGGCTCACAAAGCTGTGTTTACATGTATCCCACCTTCCAGACAGAAAGAAGCGTTTGTTTATGCACAACCATAAGCAATCCTCTGTGTGGCAGCTGAGGAGACGGTCATGCGTACATGCACAGACTGCAGGCTGGGTAAAACGGTCTGAGGCAGAACAAAAACCATTCAGTTTTCTAGATATTCATCTTAAAAAACATCACCCAGCCCACGGCATTGAGCAAGAATTATCCATCATCAAGATCTGGCAATAAAGCAGCTGCTGGGAAACAGCAGCGTGAGGTTTTGTTTGCagctga
This window harbors:
- the b3gnt2b gene encoding N-acetyllactosaminide beta-1,3-N-acetylglucosaminyltransferase 2, whose protein sequence is MALLRWNLKLMVTLMMVNLFIFFLLCLNSSTDKNGRQKIYTCDGPFWTKLTPSSSYWNLQQQILDFHNNPIFTANFSGSELPDWLNETSLPSDPCQPNHRVATQVKDYNALPLRFKDFLLYMRCRSYPVLIDQPHICKKPPFLLLAVKSLAPHFDRRQAIRESWGAAGVVANMTVVTVFLLGNANSVDHHPNLSEMVEYESERHKDVILWDFRDSFFNLTVKELLFLEWIQTRCSGARYIFKGDDDVFVNTYRILDFLKGLSGPKARDLFVGDVITNAGPHRDKKVKYFIPESMYTGTYPPYAGGGGYLYSGDIAARLHHVSPHVALYPIDDVYTGMCLRKLGLAPDKHKGFRTFNIEEKYRAHPCAYKSLMLVHPRTPQEMIQIWSWLNKPGLSC